Proteins co-encoded in one Medicago truncatula cultivar Jemalong A17 chromosome 8, MtrunA17r5.0-ANR, whole genome shotgun sequence genomic window:
- the LOC120577479 gene encoding secreted RxLR effector protein 161-like, with protein MEDTIFISQSKYAKNIVKKFGLDNASHKRTPAATHLKLSKDENEVAVDQSMYRSMIESLLYLTASRPDITCARYQTDPKISHLTQRKRILKYINGPNDYGILYSHSANSKLIGYCDVDWAGNADDRKSTSGGCFFLGNNLVSWFSKKQNFVSLSTVEAEYIAAGSICSQLVWMKQMLEEYDVKQGVLTLDLVEEKIVTLEHVSTEEQLADIFTKALDVKQFEKLWSKLGICLHKEF; from the exons ATGGAAGACACTATATTTATCTCTCAAAGCAAGTATGCTAAAAACATTGTCAAGAAATTTGGCCTTGACAATGCAAGTCATAAGAGAACACCAGCAGCTACTCACTTAAAGCTGTCAAAAGATGAGAATGAAGTTGCAGTTGATCAAAGCATGTACAGAAGTATGATTGAGAGTCTGTTATATCTCACTGCAAGCAGACCTGATATAACTTGTGCTAGATATCAAACAGATCCTAAAATAAGTCATCTGACTCAACGGAAAAGGATCCTGAAGTACATCAATGGCCCCAATGACTATGGAATTTTGTATTCACACAGTGCAAACTCTAAGTTAATTGGATATTGTGATGTTGACTGGGCTGGTAATGCAGATGACAGAAAGAGTACCTCTGGAGGTTGTTTCTTTCTTGGAAATAATCTAGTCTCTTGGTTTAGcaagaaacaaaattttgtatcTCTATCTACTGTTGAAGCAGAGTATATAGCAGCTGGTAGCATCTGTTCTCAGTTAGTTTGGATGAAGCAAATGCTGGAAGAGTATGATGTTAAACAAGGTGTTTTGACATT GGATCTTGTTGAAGAAAAGATTGTGACTCTTGAACATGTATCTACTGAAGAACAATTGGCTGACATTTTTACCAAGGCTTTGGATGTAAAACAATTTGAGAAGTTATGGAGCAAGTTGGGTATCTGCTTACATAAGGAGTTCTAG